Below is a genomic region from Aquila chrysaetos chrysaetos chromosome W unlocalized genomic scaffold, bAquChr1.4 W_unloc_4, whole genome shotgun sequence.
AACAGAAGGACAATAGTTGACTCCAACAATCTGTTATTAAAACCATAGGAATAAGAATGAAAAGCCCCTATATTGAATCCATTGAAGCAAGGATGTGAAACAATGAGGTTCTGTCAATGCTAttgccttacttctgatttatatcacagGTGCCCAGTTTTGGAGTAGTGTCAAGAAAAAGTGTGTCCTTAGCTAACCTAGCttgattttaatgttaaaaaaatcacacactTGTGCATAATGAGTATGTAAATGTAAGATCACCTTAATATAATGAGTTAGGTAATCATTTAGACATGTATAGAAGCATTTTTGTTATATAAATTTTGTAACCAATCATGTTTTTTGTTACCACTTTTTCCTTAATCCTGATGTGTATATAAGACCCTGTTTGCATTTCAAGTGCGTGCTAGCTGTGTTAGATGCCTGGCACCCTCTCCTGcgcagaaaagaaataaaaagcaaatatctCGACTCAGTGTGTTATTGGCCGTCTACACACCAGGGGTAAAAGAAGCCTTTTGGGACAACAAAGGGAAAACTTTATGGCCTACATGGCAAATTGATTATATCAGACCATTTAAATCCTCTACGGTATATCGATACATCCTCACAGGGGTGGAAGTAGCCTCCAGCTTGCTTGTGGCAACTAAGCATCAGAAAGCCAATGGGCTATCGTTTTGGTTCTCAAATCTACTTACTCCTCATACTATCCAAAGTGATAATGGCCCCTGAATTCTGAGAAATTCACTACGTGTTGTGTAAAGTAGTACAGATTgtttcccccctcccaaaatgttttaaacacatCTCCTATTTCTAGTACTGGTGGGTTTTGCAAATATCAGTTCTGCATGCACTTTACCTACCACCTTAGTTTTGCAGGCCTCACCATGCCCACCCAGCCTTTTCATCTCCAGAGTGAGGAATCTCAGACTTTTTCATAAAGATGCTCCAACCCTTTACCattttatttgtccttttctGTACATTCTCTAATTTTGATAACTAAAGCAACCACTTTAAAAGTAAGTTCACAATCCAAAAGAGAATTATATTTCCACTCtgcaaagttaaataaaatatctggaaaattCATATTTGGTCTAATATTTATGGCAGAGCTTCAAATTATTggcattaattaattttaaaatatctttagcTCCAGCTAGGTATCTGTAGCTGGAAGTTAAtttaaacacagctgaaaagatATAGATTTTACTCCCGCCAACAGAGGTTTTAGATATCAGCACTAAAACCTAATAAGCCACAGGAATTGCACTTTACCATTGCTTATGAAAGCCTGCTTTTGGCTGTCACCAATTCCATGCGAAGCAGACAATCAGGTAAATTCAACACTGCACTCATTTGCAAATCTATCAGCAGATGCAAAATCAGGTAATCTAAATTTCCACAATTCTCCCCACCATTGAGGGagtgggagggaaagagagggggtaaagaggggagggggagggaaagagggagatagagagaaagagggaactGTCTCCACAGCATTAGCTTTtatgaaagcttaaaaatagtCATGATGGTTGAAAAcagactgtcgtggtttaaccccagccagcaactaagcaccacacagccactcactcacttccccccccacccagtgggataggggagggaatcgggaaaagaagtaaaacttgtgggttgagataagaaccgtttaatagaacagaagaaactaataatgataatgataacactaataaaattacaataataataataataataaaaggattggaatatacaagtgatgcacaatgcattgctcaccacccaccgactgacacccagttagtccccgagcggcaatccccccaaccccactcccccccagtttatatactagatgtgacgtcacatggtatggaataccctgttggccacttcgggtcagctgtcctggctgtgtcccctcccaacttcttgtgcccctccagccttcttgctggctgggcacaggaagctgaaaaatccttgacttagtctaaacactgctcagcaacaactgaaaacatcagtgttatcaacattcttctcatacctaactcaaaaacatagcactgtaccagctactaggaagtcaattaactctatcccagctgaaaccaggacacagacaTAATGCAAACTAGCAGCATAAAATGCTTTGTAGCCACAAAGCTTTATTATACCACTAATGAGCTTCTCCCCAGGGAGAAATGAGGCCAAAGTAATTGACAGTTGTCTTAGAATGATTCTAGTAAAATTAGCATACTCTGTAAACTTGGGCTGACTTAAAGTCCTTCTATCTCAGTCATCGACTGCCCTGAAATTTTCAAGTCCAGAATCCCATCACTGATATTTCCagatgataaaagaaaatattctgatacAAACAAGAATGTATTTCACAACAGCTGCTACTAGTAGCAACCATAGAGGAACAGTATTATAATGCTAAAATGGATTAGCATATCAAACAAAATTACTATTTATATGGTTTAATTCACCTAGTAAAGCAGGTCCTTTAACTAACCAAAGTACCATAACATACATTTTTCATCCTTCATAAAGTACAACTAATCACctatttttaatacaagaaCTTTCTGTAATCTATTCAGGTAGTATGAAGTGAAACACTTTATGAAAACATTgaatataaatgttaaaaacatcTAACAGTTAAGTTGCAGATCTAAGATCACTTTTGTCAAATTGTGTCAAAAAATAACCATCAGTTCTGAAGAACTTCATCAGGAGTAACATTCCCAGACTGAAGGAAATAAGGTACAGCAGGAGGAAAGATTCAAAAGGCAAGCCACTAGCAAAGACTAATAAAGCCTGAATTTTGGAAACGCAcgttttgttttaaagatacaCCTGTTTAACAAATAACCAAAATTTCAAGTTACAGGCCAGGTAAACCTTCAGAAGCTCAGAAATGTACTAAGACTAAAGCCAGTCTGTcttcttggaggaaaaaaaaaaagtattaaagaCGACTTAACTGgatcatttaaacaaaacactctagaaacaaaatctttcccCATTACCCATTAAGTCAGTCCAAAAAATCATTAGGCAGGGCAAGAGCAACCAGACACTTGACCACAcaataggaaaatattctgaCACTCACCTTTTTAATAGCAACAATTTGGTTGGTGTTCTTATCCCTTGCTTTATAGGCAGCAGCAAACTGAGAGGCTCGCGTGACTACAGGGGCATGCGAGTCGCGTGCCAGCACAGCCTCGTAGGAGGCTCGGACGTTGCCACGGCAGACGCGGCCGCCGAACCCAGCTCCTCGGGCTAGAGAGGTGCCCGCACCAGGGCCTTCCCTCAAGAGGAGGCCATGAAATCCTGGTGTCAGCACGGTGGtgggggacaacctgcctccCCCACACGAGGCCGGCCCTCTCACCCTATAACTGCAGCATCACCCCGCCTTACAGCAGGGCCCCACCGCTGCGTGCAGAAGGCGAGACGGGGCCAGGCCAGCCTACGGGCCGGGCAGAGGCCGCCAGAGCCAGCACCGCTGCAGGCAGCCGGGGGGCTCCCCTCCACCACGGCCCCTCCAGTCACAAGAGGGCCATCACCAGAGCCGCTTGACCGTGCGTCACAGAGCGGCCGGGGCCGGCTAACCCCTCAGAGGGGACCTCCGCACCTAGCGGGCCGGGAGGAGCTGAGGAGCTCTGCATACACCAACCTGTCCCTCGCCCAAGAAGTCAAGTTTCTCGTAGCGCTTGGCGCGCGCCCACACATCCATCGCTGCCGGGATGGGAGGATGGGGAAGACACGGGGGGGAAGAGGCGCGCGCgcacacccccccaccctgccaggCCCCGCCCCTGGCAACTGCCGGCGGCACCACACCCCTCGCCGCCCCGCCCGCAGCTTCCCGCTAGGTCCGGGTGGCGCCTCGcaagagcagcactggcactgTCCCCAGCTCCCGGTAACTCGTAGGAGGCGTGAAAGGGAAGAGAGTTGATAAAGCAATCGGCGCCGTTATCTCCATTGGCGGAGGAGAGGAGGCTGGGGCATAGCCCGGGAGGGGAACGCGCAGCTGCTCTTCAATACCACAGGTTACAGCACTACACGGCTCCTTGGCTGAAAGGAGAGTGACTGATGTTAAGGCTGTTGGCTGTACCAACTCGAGATGCACAGACACAGCCTGGCTCACTTCTGCATGCCACGTGAAAGACTGTAGTTAGGGACTATGCATATTAAGGACTATGCAAGTTAAGCCTAGAGATCAGGTATATTGTGGACTTCTAACTGTAATTGGACCCAAAGGGCTCTCTTCTGAAACagttaataatttaaataatccCAGAAcaacctatttttattttttcccaaccTCAGATCTGATATTCAGTTGTATAACTACTAAAAACCACCACACAGTCTTAATAATCTTTGAGAATATTTCAGTGTCCCTTTCCTGCCCATAAAATAATTCCTGATGAGACATCTGaatctttttaaatagaaaaagaaaacaactcagTTCTATTGGCAAGTTCGCAAATGgctaattagaaaaatattttaatggtaGGGACATCAAATGCTAGTTAGATTTTCTGTTGATGGCTTTCTCAGTCACTAATATATACTGTGTTGTGTCAACCTTCTCACCCTTCATATAGGTTTTTATTAAAGTTATTAGTATATAATCATAATATTAAGGAAATGTCTTTATTGTGAATATAATACTTCATTCTTCAACAGTGGCAAACAAACTATCTTCCATACTTATTCTGGACCTCCACgctgtaaaataaaagcagacagtTAAATATATTCCGCTAAAAGAACAGGAAATGGAGATCAAATCTTTTTCACTGTTCTAGATTAACAGCGTTctagttttaatttctgatttagaCATTGATTTTTAATCTATATAAGAACATGCACGGAGTGTCAAAGTATCAGCATCTACCCATAAcagctccatttttttcaggggaGAATACAAGAAGATCAACACCTGCAACCTATAATTATAGCTGCTTCCAATTCTCCCACTCTGAAGAAAACTGACTCTTACTCACTTTAGAAAGGTCTGATAAACTTCTGTTTACTACTGTTGtgttttagaattattttcacTGCCCAAATTccaaagtaaaaacaaagccaaggtCAGCCATTACAATCTTTGAGAAATCAGAAAGGTACTCAATTCATTATTTTgccaacaaaattattttacaactTACCTCACCATTAGAAAATTTATGCTAGAGGTCAAGAAGTGTATtactatggaaaataaataattttatttctaattataaTACCCTACTGATATACATGCAGGAAAACTGATTTCCTCTACTAACATGATCACACTGTAGGTGTCCTTATCATTTAACAAAGCTATGTAAGtgtcttttcatttcaaactcACACCCATCTCTCCAGTTCTTCCAAGTTTTGTGCATTCTCCCTTTTTAAGCATCAGTGTTTACAACTGAAAATTGTTACAGAACAAAAGCAGGTTTTTCTTGCCTTTCGTGTACAATGCcatatttgcaaatattgcagaaaatatttatatcaaGTTTAATAAAACGTTTCCACTACTAGAAATACAAGAGTTAACTTACTAATACATAACTTACAAAAACTagtttgagaaatattttgggcTTCAGTCACCTGGTAATAGCCTTTGCTAGTTTAAGAACAGACTCTTGTGCTCCTGTCCAGCATATTCAAATTACACATTAAACAGCTGTTACAAAACAGGTAGTGACTGTGATTAATGTAGGCTATGACTATCGCTAGCTATCTGCATGTCTGTTTTAAGTCTGTATCTCTAATCAGTGATACCACAAGCTACTAATTAGTGAGAGTTGGGTACCTTGTGTATTAAGATTTTGTAGTTTTGGTACTGTGCATCAAAGCTGTGAAAACTCTGAGTATACACTTACCAAGAATTACAATGTAATACcatattttaaactttgaagAAGGTGTAGATAAATGCTAGGTAAATACAGACAATACACACCAATAAATTAAACTTACTTGAATATATTCAATCTCTTCATCTGACATAAgtttccttctgtatttctgagGTAAGGTTCTTGCTAATTCAGAAGTGTCTGGTATACCTTGTACTCTAAtaacagatgaaatattttgaaatgccGGCAATTTGCCTCCTACAGACTCCTGTGCTTTTGAAGCATTGAGAGATGGCATACTTGCTTGTAGAGATTCCTGTACTGAAACCCAGACTGCAAAACCATTACAGAAATATAACAAGACTGTAAAATGAATTAGTGAGCAGCCAATAAAAGTTACCAGTTATTGacaattttcttcattataacaaataattaaaagaattaaaagatacTCTACTTCTCACAAgctgtttttattgttgttaaaTATACCaagaacacagtgaaaaaattctgaaagtaaaagaaagcataTTTAAGTGGCAGAAATACTGATGTGGAAACAGAAGATAAATCAGCATGTATCCTAACAAAGGCTTTTTCACTGGGAAGCTGTACTTGCAGAAAAAGCATATAGTatcaaatgtgtgtgtgtagaagGTTATGTAGAAACATAACTAAGATAAATAACTAACATCCACTAAGATGATGCTTTTTGTTTACTGCAACTGTAAAAACAGACAAGTGAAAAAGAGGTAAAGGCTTGCAGAAAGATAAAGCTCACAACTATGACATACCACAACATGCAATACAATGCTGTAcccatttttaatattacaaaaTGGCATCAACAAAGGAAGGTCCCAAACAGAGCGAGGAGAAAGAGAACCCATCAAAAGGAGCACAATCTGAACAGGGGGCATGCCATtaagctgaaattttaaattttaagagcAGGAGGCAAAGggaacagaagatgaaaacagaagaaaacaacacagaGGTGATAATAGTTTTGGCTAGTAATGActacaaagtatttttgtttcaagaagTAACACACcttatatatgaaaaaaaaagaaagtttctcCAAATTTGTTTTATATACCACATAAATGTTTAGAGATTTGCCTAAGATTTTCCTCTATTGTATGTTTTAAAGTCTGAAGTGTAGTTGGAATAGAAGCATTAGCCAATTAAAAACCTGAAGTCAAGACTCAAAAATACCCGACCTAATACTGCTGTTGCTTAAGCTCAGATACAGTCCCTACTACAgttttcccctccctgtttGAGACCATCATGTTGCAGTAGTAATATGATAATAGTATTTGACTGGCCTTTTAAGCACTCACATCCCTAAAAGTATAGTCTTGATCTGCAGAGCTCTGTTTAGCTATATAGAAGCAACAGTCTGGTATGGTGAAACAGTTATTGCTACAGTGTTCAAGCAAAGTGAGGTAGATTGCAATTTACTAGTGAGGCAACAGAAATCAATTAAGGTAGAAAAGTCTAACATACTTAAAATATATAGTCACAAAAATCTTCTGATGCAAAGATAAACGTGAGCTAAGTAACATGTTTTTAAGCCTTTGAGAAAGCAATTCACTGGCATGAGAGGTGGTGCAATTAGCTGAACTGGGCACAAGATACAAAATTCTGACTGGAAGTTATCGCAGAAAATAGTTCCTGAAGAATTCACAGGTGAGTCAGAAGTGGCAATGATGTCCACTGTAGATACTCTGCAATGTTAATGGATAATCCCAAATGTCATAATGCTGTGGCAAATACATGGTACGGTATCATTTCTAAACAAGTGAGAATAACAACAGAGCTTCTTAAAACATCTACTACTTTAGTTTCAAATGCTTTATTGACtcaaaaggaatattaaaacaaCATACAGCTCATTAACTTTGATGTCTACATGTAACAGTATTGGGGTTCCTATAAACATAGCTATAGGTATAAAAATTAATGTCAAAGATTGcaatgaagttaattttttcttagcATTAATTAATAGCACAAGGAAACACTTCTTAAAATGTACAGTGGGATGGTGCTCTCAGCTATAATCAGGGTTTTAAATACCACAGACACTGCACACTCcaattaggaaaagaaaggatgaggaaaatGCAACATCATTTCTGCAAATATCACCAAATACCTAAGGCTGCTTTAAATTGACTTGGGCACTATCACTTCAGGCAAATAGTATTTGCAAAAACGGGACTTAGTATATAAGTAGGAAAACAACACTGGAAATCTTTGTGAATCTGCCCTGACCAAGAAATAAAGACATGCGTGTATTATGTATATTCCCACAGTTGTATAGAGTCTGAAAAGGAAGAGTCAAAGAGTTGCCTTCAAACTAACACAACTATGGTTCAGAAACCCTGCTCAAAATCAGTTGAGTCACATAGTTGAAGCAGAAAAATTGTGTGCTGGTTCTTATATAAAACAGTTCATGCAAAGAAATGTGGTGCAAGTTGTATCTATAGATGAAATACTTACTTTTAGGTCTAGGACTACTTTTTCTGTCTGGGAACTTAATTAATGGAGTATGTGGCTTGACTACCTAGAACAAGACAAGGTAGtaggagaaacaggaaaaataaaatatatttctagacAAGCATTAActttacaataataaaatggaacATACAACATATTAAACAACCACTTCTATACTGCTGCTTCATGCACCACCACTCTGATAAACTTACTACTTAAGTTCTATCACCCTAGTGTTCAGAACAGGAATAAgcattctcttcctttttttcacagCAATCAGTGCGTATGCAGAAATAGCTACCGCAGTAGCATAAATGGAATGATAAAGTTTTAGCACATGGAATTGCTAGCTGTGCTCTGCCTGTACATATTTGTTCAGCTAGCTGGATGGGATTGACTAgttccattaagaaaaaaacctataaaTTATAAAGCCTGGTATTCAAAGCCACTCTGCTTATTTTTGAAACGTCTTTTCAAGAAGACTCCATGTTTCATCTTCACCTTGAAGGGAAGACAGATGGCTTAGAAAGGAGATGCTGGCTAGCGCCCTCCCCTCTTCAACAGAGCACAAAAGGGGCAGCCCGCAGGCTGCCTGGTAGCACCTTTTGGTACCAGGAGAACCAGGCACCGGAATCGCGCCACCAGGCCGACCCCACCGCATACTTCTTCCCCCGCGCCAAGAACACCGGCCTCTCCGGCGGCATCTCGGGCCTCAGCCACCTCGGGCCCCGGTGGCCGCGCGCGAGGCGAGGCCCGCCACCTGCGCCGGGCTCCCGGCCCCAGCCACCCCCCGGGCCGCAGGCCGAGTGCTGTTACCTGAACGACTCTAGTGGCAGCCGCCATCTTACTGCCCATGGTGACGACAAGGCACCAAGCCCCACCGCCTGCGCCTGAGGGGCAGCACAAGGACACACCCGCTATGGGCGGGGCCCGGAGGAAGGGCTGTTGGAGGCAGTGCTAAAATACAGGGGCAACgcattaaaagtaaaaaaccgCTTCAAGTAGTTCTGCGTTTTATTTCAATTCGATCAAGACACGGCCAATCCACCTTTTAAAAGGTGACAATCACTTATAAAGAGTGCCAATGTTTTTAACATATTACTGTGGTTGGACGACCTTGGCTAGACACCAGGTGCCCGCCAAGCTGCTCtatccctctccctccccagcaggacgggggggggggaggagaaaaaggcgagataaggacagggagatcactcagcaattaccgtcacgggcaaaacagacttgacttaaggaaaattaacttaatttattatcaatcaaatcagagtagggtaatgagaaataaaaccaaatctaaaaacaccttcccctcacccctccctcattcctgggctcaactttactcccgattttctctaccttctccccccccagcagcgcagggggacagggaataggggggttgtggtcagttcacCACACCTCtaccactccttcctcctcacacccttcccctgctccagcatggggtctgACCCATGGGAGAtagtcctccacgaacttctccaacgtgggtccttcccacaggctgcagttcttcacgaactgctccagcgtgggtccttttcacagggtcacaagtcctgccagcaaacctgctccagcacgggctcctctccacagggtcacagcttcctttgGGCACATCCacttgctccagtgtggggtcctccacgggctgcaggtggatatctgctccaccgtggacctccatggactgcagggggacagcctgcctcaccatggtcttcaccacgggctgcaggggaatctctgctttggtgcctggagcatctcctcccttcttcactgacctcagtgtctgcagagttgtctctcatattctcactcctctctctggctgcagtttcttgttgcgcagcaactttttctccttcttaaatataaatatgttatcacagaggcgctaccaccatcgctgattggctcagctttggccagcagcaggtccatcttggagctggctggcattggctctattggacatgggggaagcttctagcatcttctcacagaagccacccctgtagcccccccgctatcaaaaccttgccacacaaacccaatacaattaCACACTACGATTTACTCAATTTTCTTCAAACATGAAGGTGCAATGCAACTGtcaatgtaaaaatacatttaaaatactgcttagcTGCATAGTTAACGATGAAGTCACCTCTTCCATTTTACCTACATTTTCTCTAGGGTTGTCATATTTTGCCATGTGGGACAGCATCTACAGGTTGCATCTACTCCTGGATGTTTTGCTTAACTAATCATCATATAGCACAGGCACAAGTGATAGTTACAATTAAGAGTATAAACTTTTTGGTGTTTAAAATTATacatgctttaattaaaaaaaaaaaaaaaaggcaaaaaccaaATACCAACTTAACTAAGTTTTCCAGTTTGGGCTTTCTacaggggcagagcagggtcATGGATCCTGTCTgagctctgcagcctcctccccaGGGCTTGCTGGTGCCTAGAggaagagctgtgctggggTACTTATCCCTCCCAGAAGGTAGGACAGAAATTGTAGAGCCTTGGTTTGAGCCCACTTTTACATAAAAGCTCAAAATACATagattattattctttcttgtgttattgctgcctttcagaGGGAAACGAGCTCTTGGGACAGGACAGCTATGAAGTGGCTCTTCAGTTAGTTTTATCAGCTATGCTACCTGTCTGAACATTTGTTGTGTAACCAGGAATTAAATTTCACTTCTAAGAGTTGCATGGTCACATTCTGAGTCTCTAGAGAGAACAACTTCCAGAAAGGTTAAATTTTCAAATTCTTAAGTGATGCATATTAAGCTATATCAAGTTTAGTATATTGATTACATACACtgtataaaattaaacataatttcTCCTGACTCAcagaaaagagactttttttttaagctgtagaACAACTGCCTTCTGCCCAGTTAACTCTGCTTCCGATTATGATATTctatgagaaagaaagaaagattattggttaaaaaaagcctttaaaaaggATTATTCCTATTAAAATTTCtcaaaagctgtgttttttaatttttaatttggaagcCCTTTAAATTCACAGCAGCATTTGAAatgggtgggatgggggagagaagagaaagggaagtaTTGGTTTAGATCATATTGTCAAtacataggaaaaaatacataggaaaaaaatggtgctttgatttttctagAGGTGCTGGCACACCATCCCTATTTTAAACATAGAATTtagagaatatatatatataatttttttaaagcacatgaAATGAAGTTTGCCTCAAACACAAGATAACACAGTTTCTAACATTCTCACCTTGCCATTCTGGACTGAAAATGGGAGTTATTAAATTTAATCAAAGAA
It encodes:
- the LOC121233047 gene encoding 28S ribosomal protein S36, mitochondrial-like, with amino-acid sequence MGSKMAAATRVVQVVKPHTPLIKFPDRKSSPRPKIQESLQASMPSLNASKAQESVGGKLPAFQNISSVIRVQGIPDTSELARTLPQKYRRKLMSDEEIEYIQRGGPE